Genomic segment of Kiritimatiellia bacterium:
TGCCGCTGACGGGGGCGGCCTGGTGGATCGCGCGGCGGATCACCCGCCCGCTGCACGCCGTCGCCGCGACGGCCAAGCGCATCCGCGGCGGCCGGTGGGACGAGCGGATCGAGACGGCGACGATGCCCGACGACGAAACGAAAGTCCTGGCCGAGACGGTGAACGCGGCGTTCGACGGCTACGCGGGGGCGCTGCGGCGCCTGGAGCGGTTCAGCGGCGACGCGGCGCACCAGTTGCGCACGCCGATCGCCGCGATGCGCAACCTGGGCGAGGTGGCCTTGAGCCGCGCGCGCGCCGCGGCGGAATACCGCGAGGCGCTGGAGACGATGCTGGGCGAACTGGACCGCCTGACGCGGATCGTCGAGCAGTTGCTGCAGCTGTCGCGGCTGGAGGCCGGGGCGCTGAAGGCGCGGTTCGCGCCGATCCCGCTGTGGAGCGTGGTGGAACAGGTGAAGCAGATCTACCAGCCCGCGGCGGAAGCCCGCGGCGTGGCGCTGGTCGTCGAGGCGGAAACCCCGGGCCCGACGGTGGCCGGCATCGAGGAATTGCTCATCCAGCTGCTGGGGAATCTGGTCGACAACGCCCTGCGCCACTCGCCGGACGGAGGTGCGGTCCGCATCCAAAGCGGCGTGCGGCCGGAGGGCGGCGTGGGCTTGGCGGTGACGGACGGCGGGCCGGGAATTCCGGACGAATTCGCCCAGAAAATCTTCGAGCGTTTCGCGCAGGTGCCCGGCGGCGAAACCGGCACGGCGGGGCTGGGCTTGCCGCTGGCGGCGCAGATCGCGGCGGTCCACGGCGGCGAACTGAAACTGGCCAACCCCGGCCAGCCCGGCGCGCGCTTCGAATGCCGCTTGCCGGCCTCCGTC
This window contains:
- a CDS encoding HAMP domain-containing protein encodes the protein FSGGEPTLQEGLADALRDVRALGFRTGLHTAGMLPDRLRKVLLLLVPLTGAAWWIARRITRPLHAVAATAKRIRGGRWDERIETATMPDDETKVLAETVNAAFDGYAGALRRLERFSGDAAHQLRTPIAAMRNLGEVALSRARAAAEYREALETMLGELDRLTRIVEQLLQLSRLEAGALKARFAPIPLWSVVEQVKQIYQPAAEARGVALVVEAETPGPTVAGIEELLIQLLGNLVDNALRHSPDGGAVRIQSGVRPEGGVGLAVTDGGPGIPDEFAQKIFERFAQVPGGETGTAGLGLPLAAQIAAVHGGELKLANPGQPGARFECRLPASV